In one window of Janthinobacterium sp. 1_2014MBL_MicDiv DNA:
- a CDS encoding nuclear transport factor 2 family protein has product MNALTEVQVLDVEERLRQAMMASDVAVLNDLLGDDLLFTNHLGHLLSKHADLAAHEQRLLTITDLRASERHVRLSGDVAVVSVRMQLTGSYHDVETHGDFRFTRVWARNAAGALQVIAAHSGVIA; this is encoded by the coding sequence ATGAATGCTTTGACGGAAGTACAGGTGCTGGATGTGGAAGAGCGCTTGCGCCAGGCCATGATGGCCTCCGATGTGGCCGTGCTGAACGACTTGCTGGGCGACGACTTGCTGTTTACGAATCACCTGGGGCACTTGCTGAGCAAGCATGCCGACCTGGCCGCGCACGAGCAGCGCCTGCTGACCATCACGGACTTGCGCGCGTCCGAGCGCCATGTGCGCCTGAGCGGCGACGTGGCCGTGGTATCCGTGCGCATGCAGTTGACGGGCAGCTATCACGATGTGGAGACGCATGGCGACTTCCGCTTTACGCGCGTGTGGGCGCGCAATGCCGCCGGCGCGCTGCAAGTGATCGCCGCCCATTCCGGCGTGATCGCTTAA
- a CDS encoding L-cystine transporter: MAINIILNLLVALIVFAFMFRQQSRHATFTVRVFTGLGLGVLLGAAAQAIYGAGSPIIAGTNEYIDIVGSGYVKLLQMIIMPLIMVSIISAILKLKDASSLGKISALTIGTLLITTTIAAALGILMAKLFGLTAVGLTSSAAEVARGVQLQGSLETAKALSLPKLLVSFVPTNPFLDMTGARKTSTIAVVVFSIFIGISATGIAARKPEIFASFESFMKVAHAIVMRMVTLVLRLTPYGVFALMFEVVASSSYTDILKLINFVVASYSALILMFLVHLAIIAGTGLNPLRFLKKVFPVLAFAFTSRTSAGSIPMSVQTQTQRLGTPEGIANFAASFGSTIGQNGCAGIYPAMLAVMIAPTVGVDPFTISFLLPLLAIITIGSVGVAGVGGGATFAALIVLSAMDLPVALAGLLISVEPLIDMGRTALNVSGSITAGTVTSRVMGQTDLAVYNSDDAPDLDEAEHAA; encoded by the coding sequence ATGGCAATCAACATCATTCTGAACCTGCTCGTTGCACTGATCGTCTTCGCTTTCATGTTCCGCCAGCAAAGCCGCCACGCGACCTTTACCGTGCGCGTCTTCACGGGCCTGGGCCTGGGCGTGCTGCTGGGCGCGGCCGCGCAAGCCATCTATGGCGCCGGCTCGCCCATCATCGCCGGCACCAATGAATACATCGATATCGTCGGCAGCGGCTATGTGAAACTGCTGCAGATGATCATCATGCCGCTGATCATGGTCTCCATCATTTCCGCCATCCTGAAACTCAAGGATGCGAGTTCGCTGGGCAAGATCAGCGCGCTGACCATCGGCACCCTGCTCATCACCACCACTATCGCCGCCGCGCTGGGCATTCTGATGGCCAAGCTGTTCGGCCTGACTGCCGTCGGCCTGACGTCGAGCGCCGCCGAAGTGGCGCGCGGCGTACAGCTGCAAGGTTCGCTGGAAACGGCGAAGGCGCTGTCGCTGCCGAAACTGCTGGTCAGCTTCGTGCCGACCAACCCCTTCCTCGACATGACGGGCGCGCGCAAGACTTCCACTATTGCCGTGGTCGTGTTCTCCATCTTCATCGGCATCTCGGCCACCGGCATCGCCGCGAGGAAGCCGGAAATCTTCGCCTCGTTCGAAAGCTTCATGAAAGTGGCGCACGCCATCGTCATGCGCATGGTCACCCTGGTGCTGCGCCTGACGCCATACGGCGTATTCGCGCTGATGTTCGAAGTGGTGGCCTCGTCGAGCTACACGGACATCTTGAAACTGATCAACTTCGTCGTCGCCTCGTACAGCGCGCTGATCTTGATGTTCCTCGTGCACCTGGCCATCATCGCCGGCACGGGCCTGAACCCGCTGCGCTTCCTGAAGAAAGTCTTCCCCGTGCTGGCCTTCGCCTTCACCTCGCGCACCAGCGCCGGCTCGATCCCGATGAGCGTGCAGACGCAGACCCAGCGCCTGGGCACGCCGGAAGGCATCGCCAACTTCGCCGCCTCGTTCGGCTCGACCATCGGCCAGAACGGCTGCGCCGGCATCTATCCTGCCATGCTGGCCGTGATGATCGCGCCCACCGTCGGCGTCGATCCATTTACGATCAGCTTCCTGCTGCCATTGCTGGCCATCATCACCATCGGTTCCGTCGGCGTGGCCGGCGTGGGCGGCGGCGCCACGTTTGCCGCCCTGATCGTGCTGTCGGCGATGGACTTGCCCGTCGCCCTGGCCGGCTTGCTGATCTCCGTCGAACCGCTGATCGACATGGGCCGCACGGCCCTGAACGTGAGCGGCTCCATCACGGCCGGCACCGTCACCAGCCGCGTCATGGGCCAGACCGACCTGGCCGTCTACAACAGCGACGACGCGCCCGACCTGGACGAAGCGGAACACGCCGCCTAA
- a CDS encoding histidine phosphatase family protein produces the protein MEQKWPQQLWIVRHGQSAGNVARDAAEAEKQLLIAIAERDVDVPLSDLGARQAQALGDWFAALPPEQQPTVVLYSPYVRAHQTAQAVLARLDADSLSSVVADERLREKEFGILDRLTARGIASKYPELHEQRQHVGKFYFRPPGGESWCDVILRLRSVLDTITREYRGERVLVVGHQVIVNCFRYLLERCDEQAILAIDKAADVPNCGITSYAFNPALGKQGKLQLDLCNFVAPLEAAGTPVTAQPDMPAAPKS, from the coding sequence ATGGAACAAAAGTGGCCGCAGCAACTGTGGATCGTGCGTCACGGCCAAAGTGCCGGCAACGTGGCGCGCGATGCCGCCGAAGCGGAAAAACAGCTGTTGATCGCCATCGCCGAACGCGATGTCGACGTCCCCCTCTCCGACCTGGGCGCGCGCCAGGCGCAAGCGCTCGGCGACTGGTTTGCCGCCCTCCCCCCTGAGCAACAACCGACCGTCGTGCTGTATTCGCCATACGTGCGCGCCCATCAGACGGCGCAAGCCGTGCTGGCGCGGCTGGACGCGGACAGCCTGAGTTCCGTGGTGGCCGACGAGCGCCTGCGCGAAAAGGAATTCGGCATCCTCGACCGCCTGACCGCGCGCGGCATCGCCAGCAAGTATCCGGAACTGCACGAACAGCGCCAGCACGTGGGCAAGTTCTACTTCCGGCCACCGGGCGGCGAAAGCTGGTGCGACGTCATCCTGCGCCTGCGCAGCGTGCTCGACACCATCACGCGCGAATACCGGGGCGAACGGGTGCTGGTCGTCGGCCACCAGGTGATCGTCAATTGCTTCCGCTACCTGCTGGAACGCTGCGACGAGCAAGCCATTCTGGCCATCGACAAGGCCGCCGACGTGCCCAACTGCGGCATCACCTCGTACGCATTCAATCCCGCCCTCGGCAAGCAGGGCAAGCTGCAACTGGACCTGTGCAACTTCGTCGCGCCGCTGGAAGCGGCCGGCACGCCCGTCACAGCCCAGCCAGACATGCCGGCCGCGCCCAAATCCTGA
- a CDS encoding TonB-dependent receptor plug domain-containing protein: protein MHPRHSHLSPSLPATSLRAIVLACAMLGAAPAWADAETANTAGDAATQAGASIDQVTVVGSRARNRTVFDSSVPIDRFGAREVSNALATGDVGAALQALSPSINFPRIESSGASDSVRGIQLRGLAPDQVLVLINGKRRHTSAVLDTESSFAGTVPVDINAIPPGAIDHIEILRDGAGAQYGSDAVAGVINIVLKKARTGGSAAVSYGANHTHFDPTDQTLTDGQTVIVNADYGVPLGEAGYFRFGAETRRRSPTERAGPSDAGWTSYNATPADLALDGKVLFKSGDSRQRNHYLFYNAQLTLASGLDLYSFATLNERKSDGSAYFRYPGDPSNVLALYPNGYRPVTNGDKRDLGVVAGVRGTAADWNWDASVRHGSDRFDYGVKQSVNASLGATSPTRFHLAGFGFRQDALNLDATRSLDIGLPAALNVAVGAEWMRESYQSSAGDAASYAAGTVTDAQAIAPPGAQAGPGLRPSDTYDGSRHIRSVYADVESDLTPRLLVGAAARYSRYSDFGSASTGKLSSRYKVTDAFLVRGSLSNSFRAPTLVQTGFRFATLNFNADGTALQTSALLPASDALARSFGAQALKPEKSTNVSLGLAWKPASATSLTVDAYVIRIRDRITRSSDLQSDAVTAYLAGVGRSDIQSVAYLANLLDTRTKGLDVVLNHDLAYASGKLNLNAALNLNTTTLDKVRLSSDALNAIDPSLTLLTQTSLFRIKHASPKSKLILGADWQAAGWGVQARATRFGELKDFSYDSEAPLIDGIPAQRFGAVWSLDLEGQLKLSKQLTVSVGGNNILDRYPQRVRQTNNATYGGALPYNFINPIGVNGAYFYAKLNYTF, encoded by the coding sequence TTGCACCCGCGCCATTCACACCTATCGCCCTCCCTTCCCGCCACGTCGCTGCGCGCCATCGTGCTGGCCTGCGCCATGCTGGGCGCCGCACCCGCCTGGGCCGATGCCGAAACCGCTAACACAGCCGGCGATGCCGCAACGCAAGCGGGCGCCAGCATCGACCAGGTCACCGTCGTCGGTTCGCGCGCGCGCAACCGTACCGTCTTCGACAGCAGCGTGCCCATCGACCGCTTCGGCGCGCGCGAAGTCAGCAATGCGCTGGCCACGGGCGACGTGGGCGCGGCCCTGCAGGCATTGTCGCCCTCGATCAACTTCCCCCGCATCGAATCGAGCGGCGCATCCGACTCCGTGCGCGGCATCCAGTTGCGCGGACTGGCGCCCGACCAGGTGCTGGTGCTGATCAATGGCAAGCGCCGCCACACGAGCGCCGTGCTCGACACGGAAAGCAGCTTTGCCGGCACGGTGCCGGTCGACATCAACGCCATTCCGCCGGGCGCCATCGACCATATCGAAATCCTGCGCGATGGCGCCGGCGCCCAGTACGGCAGCGACGCCGTCGCGGGCGTGATCAACATCGTGCTGAAAAAAGCCCGCACGGGCGGCTCGGCGGCCGTCAGCTATGGCGCCAACCACACGCATTTCGACCCGACCGATCAAACCCTGACGGATGGCCAGACCGTCATCGTCAACGCCGACTATGGCGTACCGCTGGGCGAAGCCGGCTATTTCCGTTTCGGCGCAGAAACGCGGCGCCGTTCGCCCACGGAGCGGGCCGGCCCCAGCGACGCGGGCTGGACCTCGTACAACGCCACGCCAGCCGACCTGGCCCTCGACGGCAAGGTGCTGTTCAAGTCCGGCGACTCGCGCCAGCGCAATCACTACCTGTTCTACAACGCGCAGCTCACCCTCGCTAGCGGCCTGGACTTGTACTCGTTTGCCACTTTGAACGAGCGCAAGTCCGACGGCAGCGCCTACTTCCGCTATCCGGGAGATCCGTCGAACGTACTCGCCCTGTATCCGAACGGCTACCGTCCCGTCACGAATGGCGACAAGCGCGACCTCGGCGTCGTGGCCGGCGTGCGCGGCACGGCAGCGGACTGGAACTGGGACGCCAGCGTCCGTCACGGCAGCGACCGCTTTGACTACGGCGTGAAGCAGTCCGTCAACGCCTCGCTGGGCGCGACCAGCCCCACGCGTTTCCACCTGGCCGGCTTCGGCTTCCGCCAGGATGCCCTGAACCTGGACGCCACGCGCAGCCTCGACATCGGCCTGCCCGCGGCCCTGAACGTGGCCGTGGGCGCGGAATGGATGCGCGAAAGCTACCAGAGCTCCGCCGGCGACGCCGCATCATATGCGGCCGGCACCGTCACGGATGCGCAGGCTATTGCACCACCGGGAGCCCAGGCTGGCCCCGGCCTGCGTCCGTCGGACACCTACGACGGCAGCCGCCACATCCGCTCCGTGTACGCGGACGTGGAAAGCGACCTCACGCCGCGCCTGCTGGTGGGCGCCGCCGCCCGCTATTCGCGCTACAGCGATTTCGGCAGCGCCAGCACGGGCAAGCTGTCGAGCCGCTACAAGGTGACGGACGCCTTCCTCGTGCGCGGCTCGCTGTCGAACAGCTTCCGCGCGCCGACCCTCGTGCAGACGGGCTTCCGCTTCGCCACCCTGAACTTCAACGCCGATGGCACGGCCCTGCAAACATCGGCCCTGCTGCCGGCCAGCGACGCGCTGGCACGCAGCTTCGGCGCACAGGCCCTGAAGCCGGAAAAATCGACCAACGTATCGCTGGGCCTGGCCTGGAAACCGGCCAGCGCCACCAGCCTGACGGTGGACGCCTACGTGATCCGCATCCGCGACCGCATCACGCGCTCGAGCGACTTGCAAAGCGACGCCGTCACCGCCTACCTCGCTGGCGTGGGGCGTAGCGACATCCAGTCCGTCGCCTACCTGGCCAACCTGCTCGACACGCGCACCAAGGGCCTGGACGTGGTGCTGAACCACGACCTCGCCTACGCCAGCGGCAAGCTGAACCTCAACGCGGCGCTGAACCTGAACACGACCACGCTCGACAAGGTCCGCTTGAGCTCCGACGCCTTGAACGCCATCGATCCCAGCTTGACCCTGTTGACGCAAACGAGTTTGTTCCGCATCAAACATGCGTCACCCAAGAGCAAATTGATACTGGGCGCCGACTGGCAGGCGGCAGGCTGGGGCGTGCAGGCGCGTGCCACGCGTTTTGGCGAGCTGAAAGATTTTTCATACGACAGCGAGGCCCCCCTGATCGACGGCATACCCGCGCAGCGCTTCGGCGCCGTCTGGTCACTGGACCTGGAAGGCCAATTGAAACTGAGCAAGCAGCTGACGGTGAGCGTGGGCGGCAACAATATCCTCGACCGCTATCCGCAGCGTGTGCGCCAGACGAATAACGCCACCTATGGCGGCGCCCTGCCCTACAATTTCATCAATCCCATCGGCGTCAACGGCGCGTATTTCTACGCCAAGCTGAACTACACCTTCTAA
- a CDS encoding SAM hydrolase/SAM-dependent halogenase family protein encodes MITKKISRFVAGACLGALLLSSAQAASPLVLMTDFGTADGAVSAMHGVAYGVAPTLTVSDLTHQIPDYDIWLGAYRLYQTANYWPQGTVFVSVIDPGVGTARKSVVLKTKNGRYFVGPDNGLFTLIAERDGVAELREIDEKVNRLAGSAESYTFHGRDVYAYVGARLASGAISYEQVGPQLASESVVKIAYQKPVRDGNTIRGIVPVLDVKYGNVWTNIPKTLLDELQVKLHDPLQVRILHKGKQVARVTAPFEHTFGGVAKGKPLVYLNSLLDVAVAISQGDFAAKHHIESGVDWEVEVSKAPAK; translated from the coding sequence ATGATCACCAAGAAAATCTCCCGCTTCGTCGCCGGCGCCTGCCTGGGCGCCCTCCTGTTGTCCAGCGCCCAGGCCGCCTCGCCGCTGGTGCTGATGACGGACTTCGGCACGGCCGACGGCGCCGTCTCGGCCATGCATGGCGTGGCGTACGGCGTCGCCCCCACGCTGACCGTTTCGGACCTGACGCACCAGATTCCCGACTACGACATCTGGCTGGGCGCTTATCGCCTGTACCAGACGGCCAATTACTGGCCGCAAGGCACGGTGTTTGTTTCCGTCATCGATCCGGGCGTGGGGACGGCACGCAAGTCTGTTGTTTTGAAGACAAAAAATGGCCGCTATTTCGTGGGCCCCGATAACGGCCTGTTCACCCTGATCGCCGAGCGCGACGGCGTGGCCGAACTGCGCGAGATTGATGAAAAGGTCAACCGCCTGGCCGGTTCCGCCGAGTCGTACACCTTCCATGGCCGCGACGTGTACGCGTATGTGGGCGCGCGCCTGGCCTCGGGCGCCATCAGCTATGAACAGGTGGGACCACAATTAGCGAGCGAATCCGTGGTGAAGATCGCCTATCAAAAACCTGTACGTGACGGCAATACCATCCGCGGCATCGTGCCCGTGCTCGACGTGAAGTATGGCAATGTCTGGACGAATATCCCGAAAACCCTGCTCGATGAATTGCAGGTAAAACTGCACGATCCGCTGCAAGTGCGCATCTTGCATAAAGGCAAGCAGGTCGCCAGGGTCACGGCGCCGTTCGAACATACGTTTGGCGGCGTTGCCAAGGGCAAGCCCCTCGTCTACCTGAACAGCCTGCTCGACGTGGCCGTTGCCATCAGTCAGGGCGACTTTGCCGCCAAACACCATATCGAATCGGGCGTGGACTGGGAAGTGGAAGTCAGCAAGGCCCCTGCAAAATAA
- a CDS encoding efflux RND transporter permease subunit, whose translation MFLSDFSIKRPTATIVLILAMMCVGLLALKKLRVNQNPDVEVPFIVVSIPYPGASPDTVEREVVNRLEKSLQSISGVTEVNSDSNEGSATLFLKFSFKTNLIEASDDIRNAIASVRYKLPLEMREPILQRIDPSAEPIMQLALSSSSQSHAEISRLAEDVLSDRFRAVDGVALVNVGGSLKRELSVLLRAEKLREYNVSVSDVVTALRNQNTNAPVGKVRGTLDEKSIRLVGRIESPAEFEQVVIKRRGEEIVRLAQVATIQDGFAEVNSMSVRSGKPNVGISITRVRDASTVSVANKIRDMVAEINKTLPKGTLLQVTRDGGENAQHSLNNVIESLVLGAVLTIFVVYAFLNSWRSTLITALSLPTSVIAAFIAVWLCGFTLNFMTLLGLSLAIGVLIDDAIVVRENIVRHMQMGKDRRTAALEGTAEIGMAVAATTFSIIAVFIPVAFMPGISGEWFRPFALTVTCSVLVSLGISFTLDPMLSAFWGDPIEEHAAPKKGIGRVLEKFNHWFDHQADRYGRVIAWALHHRRWMAIIAFGSLVGAIVLHSTHGGTSFLPASDSGNLMINVRTPSSSSIEYSRLKLEAAAVLARTLPETKDTNSSINAGGGRVYVDIGKRNTRKRSAKEIAVELREKMSRLVGAEYVVQDDLSNGSQKPIQVEFTGPDSRKLMEITNAYMDKMRLIPGAVDVGLSEQDPKNELQIELNRGLANSMGISVNDAAQSLRVAFAGVEVGDWVDPTGETRDVAVRLHPDDRVASENIERLPISVTGTSQMVPLDQIATITMGKGPSGIEHKDGKRTITVSANAQGRSNGEVTTDAMKLAKSIDFPPGYGLALGGAGQDQQELFTEMLIALVMGIGLMYLILVMQFGSFTAPVAVMMSLPLSLIGVVVALVITNNTLNLMSFIGIIMLMGLVAKNAILLLDAARKREEEGYGREDALMYAGRMRLRPILMTTFALIAGMFPVALGLGEGGEFYRPLAIAIIGGTITSTILTLLVVPTFYDSIEIARDGAVAKFHRRAARMPVAVAMILTLVECVLTLLLLRFVYRMLKKGILFAMGRRTPKAASVSLQK comes from the coding sequence ATGTTCCTTTCCGATTTCAGTATCAAGCGGCCTACCGCCACCATCGTCCTGATCCTGGCGATGATGTGCGTCGGCTTGCTGGCGCTCAAGAAACTGCGCGTCAACCAGAATCCGGACGTCGAAGTGCCGTTTATCGTCGTCAGCATTCCTTACCCTGGCGCATCGCCCGATACGGTCGAGCGTGAAGTGGTGAACCGCCTGGAAAAGTCGCTGCAAAGCATTTCCGGCGTGACCGAGGTCAATAGCGATTCGAACGAAGGTTCGGCCACCCTGTTCTTGAAGTTCTCGTTCAAGACCAATCTGATCGAAGCGTCCGACGATATCCGCAACGCCATCGCCTCCGTGCGCTACAAGCTGCCGCTGGAGATGCGCGAACCGATCCTGCAGCGCATCGACCCGTCGGCCGAGCCCATCATGCAGCTGGCCTTGTCGTCAAGCTCGCAAAGCCATGCGGAAATCTCGCGCCTGGCCGAGGACGTGCTGTCGGACCGCTTCCGCGCCGTCGATGGCGTGGCGCTGGTGAATGTGGGCGGCTCGCTGAAACGCGAACTGTCCGTGCTGTTGCGTGCGGAAAAGTTGCGTGAATACAATGTTTCCGTCAGCGATGTCGTCACGGCCTTGCGCAACCAGAACACCAATGCGCCGGTGGGCAAGGTGCGCGGCACGCTGGACGAGAAAAGCATCCGCCTGGTGGGGCGCATCGAATCGCCTGCCGAATTCGAGCAAGTGGTGATCAAGCGCCGCGGCGAGGAAATCGTGCGCCTGGCGCAGGTGGCCACCATTCAGGATGGCTTTGCCGAAGTCAACAGCATGAGCGTGCGCAGCGGCAAGCCGAACGTGGGGATATCGATTACCCGCGTGCGCGACGCCTCCACCGTCAGCGTGGCCAACAAGATCCGCGACATGGTGGCGGAAATCAACAAGACCTTGCCGAAGGGCACCTTGTTGCAAGTGACGCGCGACGGCGGCGAAAACGCCCAGCATAGCTTGAACAATGTGATCGAATCGCTGGTGCTGGGCGCCGTGCTGACGATTTTCGTCGTCTACGCCTTCCTGAACTCATGGCGTTCGACCCTGATCACGGCGCTGAGCCTGCCGACGTCCGTGATTGCCGCCTTCATCGCCGTGTGGCTGTGCGGCTTTACCCTGAACTTCATGACCCTGCTGGGCCTGTCGCTGGCCATTGGCGTGCTGATCGACGATGCCATCGTGGTGCGTGAAAACATCGTGCGCCACATGCAAATGGGCAAGGACCGCCGCACGGCGGCGCTGGAAGGCACGGCCGAGATCGGCATGGCCGTGGCCGCCACGACCTTCTCGATCATCGCCGTCTTCATCCCCGTGGCCTTCATGCCCGGTATCTCTGGCGAATGGTTCCGTCCGTTCGCCTTGACGGTGACGTGCTCGGTGCTGGTCAGCCTGGGCATCTCGTTTACGCTCGATCCCATGCTGTCGGCCTTCTGGGGCGACCCGATCGAGGAACACGCGGCGCCGAAGAAAGGCATCGGCCGCGTGCTGGAGAAATTCAACCACTGGTTCGACCACCAGGCCGACCGCTATGGCCGCGTCATCGCCTGGGCCCTGCATCACCGCCGCTGGATGGCCATCATCGCCTTCGGCAGCCTGGTCGGCGCCATCGTTCTGCATAGCACGCATGGCGGCACGAGTTTCCTGCCAGCATCCGATTCCGGCAATTTGATGATCAATGTGCGCACGCCGTCGTCGAGCAGCATCGAGTATTCGCGCCTGAAACTGGAAGCGGCGGCCGTGCTGGCGCGTACCTTGCCTGAAACCAAGGATACCAACAGCTCCATCAATGCCGGTGGCGGGCGCGTGTATGTCGATATCGGCAAGCGCAATACCCGCAAGCGTTCCGCCAAGGAAATCGCGGTCGAGCTGCGCGAGAAGATGTCGCGCCTCGTGGGTGCCGAATACGTGGTGCAGGACGATCTGAGCAATGGTTCGCAAAAACCGATCCAGGTGGAATTCACGGGTCCCGATTCGCGCAAGTTGATGGAAATCACGAACGCCTATATGGACAAGATGCGCCTGATTCCGGGTGCCGTCGACGTGGGCCTGTCGGAGCAGGATCCGAAGAACGAGCTGCAGATTGAACTGAACCGTGGCCTGGCCAACTCGATGGGCATTTCCGTCAACGATGCGGCGCAATCGCTGCGCGTGGCGTTTGCCGGCGTGGAAGTGGGCGACTGGGTCGATCCGACGGGCGAAACGCGCGACGTGGCCGTGCGCCTGCATCCCGACGACCGCGTGGCGTCCGAGAATATCGAGCGCCTGCCGATCAGCGTGACGGGGACGTCGCAAATGGTGCCGCTCGACCAGATTGCCACCATTACCATGGGCAAGGGCCCGTCCGGTATCGAGCACAAGGATGGCAAGCGCACGATCACCGTGTCGGCCAATGCGCAGGGCCGCTCGAATGGCGAAGTGACGACCGACGCCATGAAGCTGGCCAAGTCGATCGATTTCCCTCCCGGCTACGGCCTGGCGCTGGGCGGTGCCGGCCAGGACCAGCAAGAGCTGTTCACGGAAATGCTGATCGCGCTGGTGATGGGTATCGGCCTGATGTATTTGATCCTCGTCATGCAGTTTGGTTCGTTCACGGCGCCCGTGGCCGTCATGATGTCCTTGCCGCTGAGTTTGATCGGGGTGGTGGTGGCGCTGGTGATCACGAACAACACCCTTAACCTGATGAGTTTTATCGGCATCATCATGCTGATGGGGCTGGTGGCAAAGAACGCCATCCTGCTGCTGGACGCGGCGCGCAAGCGCGAGGAAGAGGGCTATGGCCGTGAAGACGCGCTGATGTATGCGGGCCGCATGCGTCTGCGTCCCATCCTGATGACGACGTTCGCGCTGATCGCCGGCATGTTCCCCGTAGCGCTGGGCCTGGGCGAAGGTGGCGAGTTCTACCGCCCACTGGCGATCGCCATCATCGGCGGCACCATCACGTCGACGATTCTGACCCTGCTCGTGGTGCCGACCTTCTATGACAGCATCGAGATCGCCCGCGATGGCGCCGTGGCCAAGTTCCACCGCCGCGCCGCGCGCATGCCGGTGGCCGTGGCCATGATCCTGACCCTGGTCGAGTGCGTGCTGACCTTGCTGCTGCTGCGCTTCGTCTACCGCATGCTGAAAAAGGGCATCCTGTTCGCGATGGGACGCCGCACGCCGAAAGCGGCATCGGTCAGCCTGCAAAAGTAA
- a CDS encoding efflux RND transporter periplasmic adaptor subunit, whose amino-acid sequence MLRKTLFVLAIASALTACGKESKDPGKGVGKDGKEQASAAVNLLISPEDMLTIQSNALASGPVITGSVQPERNADLRAEVSAVVIQVMKENGEAVKRGDVLVRLDETAIRDSLNSAEEASRASSQVLEQSERMFQRMKTLRASGMTSTQALEDAEIRRNNAQSDLSAAKSRAAQARQQLQRTLVRAPFDGIVSERKVSNGDTAQIGKELIRVIDPTSMRLEGLVSADKIGVVKVGQPVLFRINGYPGQDFSGKVRRVDPAANAITRQVAVLVDFNDKEQPRVAGLYAEGRIETDTVSALMIPDSALVKAGDVTYTWKVKDKALQKTSLRIGARDVRTGQWEVQSGLASGDTVLRTPGSTFKDGQKVELTAAKAVPAAAVASSSTAVAGKGN is encoded by the coding sequence ATGTTGCGCAAAACCCTGTTTGTTCTGGCAATCGCTTCTGCCCTGACCGCCTGTGGCAAAGAATCCAAAGATCCTGGCAAGGGCGTTGGCAAGGACGGCAAGGAACAGGCCAGCGCCGCCGTCAATTTGCTGATTTCCCCGGAAGACATGTTGACCATCCAGAGCAATGCGCTGGCATCGGGGCCCGTGATCACCGGTTCCGTGCAGCCAGAGCGCAATGCCGACCTGCGCGCCGAAGTGTCGGCCGTGGTGATCCAGGTCATGAAGGAAAATGGCGAAGCCGTGAAGCGCGGCGACGTGCTGGTGCGCCTGGATGAAACGGCCATCCGCGACAGCCTCAATTCGGCCGAGGAAGCGAGCCGCGCCTCGAGCCAGGTGCTGGAGCAGTCCGAACGCATGTTCCAGCGCATGAAGACCCTGCGCGCCTCGGGCATGACGTCGACGCAGGCGCTGGAAGACGCGGAAATCCGCCGCAACAATGCGCAGAGCGACCTGTCGGCCGCGAAGAGCCGCGCCGCCCAGGCCCGCCAGCAGCTGCAGCGCACGCTCGTGCGCGCGCCGTTCGACGGCATCGTGAGCGAGCGCAAGGTATCTAACGGCGATACGGCGCAAATCGGCAAGGAGTTGATCCGCGTCATCGATCCGACCAGCATGCGCCTGGAGGGCCTGGTATCGGCCGACAAGATCGGCGTCGTCAAGGTGGGCCAGCCGGTGTTGTTCCGCATCAATGGTTATCCGGGCCAGGATTTCTCGGGCAAGGTGCGCCGCGTCGATCCAGCCGCCAACGCCATCACGCGCCAGGTGGCCGTGCTCGTCGATTTCAATGACAAGGAACAGCCGCGCGTGGCCGGCCTGTATGCGGAAGGCCGCATCGAAACGGATACCGTCAGCGCCCTGATGATCCCCGATTCGGCCCTGGTGAAGGCGGGCGACGTGACGTACACGTGGAAAGTCAAGGACAAGGCCTTGCAAAAGACCAGCTTGCGCATCGGCGCGCGCGACGTGCGCACGGGCCAGTGGGAAGTGCAAAGCGGGCTGGCCAGCGGCGACACCGTGCTGCGCACGCCGGGCTCGACCTTCAAGGATGGCCAGAAAGTGGAGTTGACGGCGGCCAAGGCCGTGCCTGCCGCCGCCGTGGCCAGCAGCAGCACCGCCGTTGCCGGTAAAGGAAACTAA
- a CDS encoding divergent PAP2 family protein — translation MDIAYLVTPLITWILVGPIKFLINSARTRQWAFGLVGNGGFPSNHSAVVSSMATLIALREGIGHPAFGVAVTLAFIVIIDANSLRQHVGKQAAAINRLAGEAASAAHKTLRERMGHTLVEIAGGLCTGVAIGFLINAVFAK, via the coding sequence GTGGATATCGCTTACCTCGTCACGCCCCTGATCACCTGGATCCTGGTGGGACCGATCAAATTCCTGATCAACAGCGCCCGTACCCGGCAGTGGGCATTCGGCCTGGTCGGCAATGGCGGCTTTCCCAGCAACCATAGCGCCGTCGTTTCCAGCATGGCGACCCTGATCGCCTTGCGCGAAGGCATAGGCCATCCGGCCTTCGGCGTGGCCGTCACCCTGGCCTTCATCGTCATCATCGACGCCAACAGCCTGCGCCAGCACGTGGGCAAGCAGGCGGCGGCCATCAACCGCCTGGCCGGGGAAGCGGCCAGCGCCGCACACAAGACCTTGCGCGAGCGCATGGGCCATACGCTGGTGGAAATTGCCGGCGGCCTGTGCACGGGCGTGGCGATCGGTTTCCTGATCAATGCCGTATTTGCCAAATAA